From Streptomyces sp. NBC_01754, a single genomic window includes:
- a CDS encoding menaquinone biosynthesis decarboxylase: MAYDDLRSLLRALEREGDLKRIKAEVDPYLEVGEIVDRVNKAGGPALLFENVKGASMPLAMNVFGTDRRLLKALGLKSYSEISDKIGGLLKPELPQGFVGIREAFGKLGSVTHLPPKKVRSDSAPVQETVLTGDDVDLDLLPALFTWPEDGGSFFNLGLTHTKDPETGIRNLGLYRLQRHDKRTIGMHWQIHKDSRNHYQVAAKRGERLPVAIAFGAPPAVTYASTAPLPGDIDEYLFAGFVQGKRIEMVDCKTVPLQVPAQAEVVLEGWLEPGRMLPEGPFGDHTGFYTPQEPFPALTIDCVTMRERPLLQSIVVGRPPTEDGPLGRATERFFLPLLKIIVPDIVDYHLPEAGGFHNCAIVSIDKKYPKHAQKVMSAVWGAHMMSLTKLIIVVDADCDVHDLHEVAWRALGNTDYARDLLLTEGPVDHLDHASYQQFWGGKAGIDATRKLPEEGYTRDGGWPEMVASDPDTAAKVDRRWKEYGL; this comes from the coding sequence ATGGCTTACGACGATCTTCGCTCCCTGCTCCGGGCCCTGGAGCGTGAGGGCGACCTCAAGCGCATCAAGGCCGAGGTCGACCCGTACCTGGAGGTCGGCGAGATCGTCGACCGGGTGAACAAGGCGGGCGGGCCCGCCCTGCTGTTCGAGAACGTCAAGGGCGCGTCGATGCCCCTGGCCATGAACGTCTTCGGGACGGACCGGCGGCTGCTCAAGGCGCTCGGACTGAAGTCCTACTCCGAGATCAGCGACAAGATCGGCGGGCTGCTCAAGCCCGAGCTGCCGCAGGGCTTCGTCGGGATCCGGGAGGCCTTCGGCAAGCTCGGCTCGGTGACCCACCTGCCGCCGAAGAAGGTGAGGTCCGACAGTGCACCCGTCCAGGAGACCGTGCTGACCGGCGACGACGTGGACCTGGACCTGCTGCCCGCGCTCTTCACCTGGCCCGAGGACGGCGGCTCCTTCTTCAACCTGGGCCTCACCCACACCAAGGACCCGGAGACGGGCATCCGCAACCTCGGGCTCTACCGGCTCCAGCGCCACGACAAGCGCACCATCGGGATGCACTGGCAGATCCACAAGGACAGCCGCAACCACTACCAGGTCGCCGCCAAGCGCGGTGAGCGGCTGCCGGTCGCCATCGCGTTCGGGGCGCCGCCCGCGGTGACGTACGCCTCCACCGCGCCGTTGCCCGGGGACATCGACGAGTACCTCTTCGCGGGTTTCGTCCAGGGCAAGCGGATCGAGATGGTGGACTGCAAGACCGTCCCGCTCCAGGTGCCCGCGCAGGCCGAGGTCGTCCTGGAGGGGTGGCTGGAGCCCGGGCGGATGCTGCCGGAGGGGCCGTTCGGCGACCACACCGGTTTCTACACCCCGCAGGAGCCCTTCCCCGCCCTCACCATCGACTGCGTGACCATGCGCGAGCGGCCGCTGCTCCAGTCGATCGTCGTGGGCCGGCCGCCGACCGAGGACGGGCCGCTGGGACGGGCCACCGAGCGGTTCTTCCTGCCGCTGCTCAAGATCATCGTCCCGGACATCGTGGACTACCACCTGCCCGAGGCGGGCGGCTTCCACAACTGCGCGATCGTCTCGATCGACAAGAAGTACCCCAAGCACGCCCAGAAGGTCATGAGCGCCGTCTGGGGCGCGCACATGATGTCGCTGACCAAGCTGATCATCGTCGTGGACGCGGACTGCGACGTCCACGACCTGCACGAGGTGGCCTGGCGGGCGCTCGGCAACACCGACTACGCCCGGGACCTGCTGCTCACCGAAGGCCCGGTCGACCACCTCGACCACGCCTCGTACCAGCAGTTCTGGGGTGGCAAGGCGGGCATCGACGCCACGCGGAAACTGCCCGAGGAGGGGTACACACGGGACGGGGGCTGGCCGGAGATGGTCGCGTCCGACCCGGACACGGCGGCGAAGGTCGACCGCCGCTGGAAGGAGTACGGCCTGTGA
- a CDS encoding PLD nuclease N-terminal domain-containing protein, which translates to MLRALIYLLPLALTIFAFIDCLNTPEDEAKHLPKIAWVFIILLFWIVGPIVWLAAGKKRAGGGAPSEWHRGHRTNWVAPDDNPDFLKSLKDDGKRDETLLKDWEADLRRREEEIKRREGNAGPEDSAPPATS; encoded by the coding sequence ATGCTCAGGGCCCTGATCTACCTTCTGCCGCTGGCACTGACGATCTTCGCGTTCATCGACTGCCTGAACACCCCGGAGGACGAGGCCAAGCACCTGCCGAAGATCGCCTGGGTCTTCATCATCCTGCTGTTCTGGATCGTCGGGCCGATCGTCTGGCTGGCGGCCGGCAAGAAGCGTGCCGGGGGCGGTGCGCCCTCCGAGTGGCACCGCGGCCACCGCACCAACTGGGTGGCGCCGGACGACAACCCGGACTTCCTCAAGTCCCTCAAGGACGACGGCAAGCGGGACGAGACGCTCCTCAAGGACTGGGAGGCGGACCTGCGCCGCCGCGAGGAGGAGATCAAGCGCCGCGAGGGCAACGCCGGACCGGAGGACTCCGCCCCGCCCGCCACGTCGTAA
- a CDS encoding type 1 glutamine amidotransferase domain-containing protein codes for MPSVLFVLTGADHWTLNDGTTHPTGFWGEELAAPHRVFAQAGYDIAIATPGGVAPTVDPASLTAEANGGQEQADAVASYLASVDETIRIPARLEDVVPTSYDVVFYPGGHGPMEDLATDQASGRLLTAALDAGTQVAVLCHAPAALLAARREDGGWPFAGYRMTGFSNAEETDAGFAAKAPWLLESRLVERGARYSAGEAWGPYTVHDRNLHSGQNPASSEQLAHEVLGDL; via the coding sequence ATGCCTTCCGTACTCTTCGTCCTCACCGGCGCCGACCACTGGACCCTCAACGACGGCACCACCCACCCCACCGGTTTCTGGGGCGAGGAGCTGGCCGCCCCGCACCGCGTCTTCGCGCAGGCCGGATACGACATCGCGATCGCCACCCCGGGCGGTGTGGCCCCCACCGTGGACCCCGCCAGCCTCACCGCCGAGGCCAACGGGGGGCAGGAGCAGGCCGACGCCGTCGCCTCGTACCTGGCGTCGGTCGACGAGACGATCCGCATCCCCGCCCGGCTGGAGGACGTGGTGCCCACCTCGTACGACGTGGTCTTCTATCCCGGCGGCCACGGCCCGATGGAGGACCTGGCCACCGATCAGGCGTCCGGGCGGCTGCTCACCGCGGCCCTGGACGCGGGCACCCAGGTCGCCGTGTTGTGCCACGCCCCGGCCGCCCTGCTGGCCGCCCGCCGCGAGGACGGCGGCTGGCCCTTCGCCGGCTACCGCATGACCGGCTTCAGCAACGCCGAGGAGACCGACGCGGGGTTCGCCGCCAAGGCGCCCTGGCTGCTGGAGAGCCGGCTGGTGGAGCGCGGCGCCCGTTACTCGGCCGGGGAGGCCTGGGGCCCGTACACCGTGCACGACCGCAATCTGCACAGCGGCCAGAACCCCGCCTCCTCCGAGCAGCTGGCGCACGAGGTCCTGGGCGACCTCTGA
- the ccsB gene encoding c-type cytochrome biogenesis protein CcsB, which produces MSLAAATNENLAHTSNVLIYSSMAVYTLAFFAHIAEWVFGSRSKVGRTAAALKQDPATAPAVTVRAAQQGGTAVLDRPEVVTRAAAGSRDVPDGPGAAGGTFKGDLWGRIAVALTVVAFAVQAGGVVTRALSVQRAPWGNMYEFSITFSTVIVGAYLIMLALGKRVRWIGLPLVTTVLLDLGVATTTLYTDSAQLVPALHSYWLWIHVSTAIICGAVFYLGAAGTVLYLFRDSYESKLARGGKPGKFATSVMERLPAAKSLDTFSYRVNAAVFPLWTFTIIAGAIWAGDAWGRYWGWDPKEVWSFITWVAYAGYLHARATAGWKGRKAAYLALIAFGCWLFNYYGVNIFVTGKHSYAGV; this is translated from the coding sequence GTGAGTCTCGCCGCCGCAACCAACGAGAACCTGGCACATACCAGCAATGTGCTCATCTATTCGTCGATGGCCGTCTACACCCTGGCCTTCTTCGCGCACATCGCCGAGTGGGTCTTCGGCAGCCGCAGCAAGGTCGGCCGCACGGCCGCCGCGCTGAAGCAGGACCCGGCCACCGCTCCCGCGGTCACGGTGCGGGCCGCGCAGCAGGGCGGCACCGCCGTACTGGACCGTCCCGAGGTCGTCACCCGGGCCGCCGCCGGAAGCCGTGACGTCCCGGACGGCCCCGGGGCGGCAGGCGGCACCTTCAAGGGCGACCTGTGGGGACGCATCGCCGTCGCCCTGACCGTCGTCGCCTTCGCCGTGCAGGCGGGCGGGGTCGTCACGCGCGCCCTGTCGGTGCAGCGGGCGCCCTGGGGCAACATGTACGAGTTCTCGATCACCTTCTCCACGGTGATCGTCGGCGCGTACCTGATCATGCTCGCCCTGGGGAAGAGGGTCCGCTGGATCGGATTGCCGCTGGTCACCACCGTCCTGCTGGACCTCGGTGTCGCCACCACGACGCTCTACACCGACAGCGCCCAGCTGGTGCCCGCGCTGCACTCCTACTGGCTGTGGATCCACGTCTCCACGGCCATCATCTGCGGCGCCGTCTTCTACCTCGGGGCCGCCGGCACCGTGCTCTACCTCTTCCGGGACAGCTACGAGAGCAAGCTGGCCCGCGGCGGCAAGCCCGGCAAGTTCGCTACCTCCGTCATGGAGCGGCTGCCGGCGGCCAAGAGCCTGGACACCTTCTCCTACCGTGTCAACGCGGCCGTCTTCCCGCTGTGGACGTTCACGATCATCGCGGGCGCGATCTGGGCCGGCGACGCCTGGGGCCGCTACTGGGGGTGGGACCCCAAGGAGGTCTGGTCCTTCATCACCTGGGTCGCGTACGCCGGATACCTGCACGCCCGTGCGACGGCCGGCTGGAAGGGCCGCAAGGCCGCCTATCTGGCGCTGATCGCCTTCGGCTGCTGGCTCTTCAACTACTACGGCGTGAACATCTTCGTCACCGGCAAGCACTCCTACGCCGGAGTCTGA
- the resB gene encoding cytochrome c biogenesis protein ResB — MSNLNTTDERDLGTAGERLSTAPAEESPSSSSVPAMGVIGWARWFWRQLTSMRVALILLFLLSLGAVPGSLIPQNSVDEMKVETFKETHTTVTPFYEKLQLFDVYSSVWFSAIYILLFVSLIGCIVPRTGQFVGQLRGRPPGAPRKLTRLPAYTTWRTEAEPEEVREAALTILRGRRFRSHAVDDAVAAEKGYLREAGNLVFHIALIVMLVAFAGGQLFKSEGGKLIVEGDGFSNTLTQYNNFKSGSLFDTDDLTPFSFDLDDFVGTYERTGPQRGTPRTYEAHVTYTKGTEGKPEKRVIEVNKPLVVDGTKVYLNAHGYAPVVSVKDGKGKEVYRNAVPLLPQDNNVTSTGAIKVMDGYRDADGKKTQLGFQAFFVPTFAGEGKGTMVSQFPAADNPALALNGYHGSLGVDSGLPQNVYQLDPSKMKEFKDGDGNQLKKRLSPGETMVLPDGAGSITFEGVEEWASFQISRQPASGWALTGAVAAIAGLAGSLFIQRRRVWVRAVRGADGVTVVEMAGLGRSESAKLPEELGDLAVALHAEAPSAPQPDPESESVQPSEEPAEGAEK, encoded by the coding sequence ATGAGCAACCTGAACACCACGGACGAGCGCGATCTCGGCACGGCGGGAGAGCGGCTCTCCACCGCCCCCGCCGAGGAGTCCCCCTCGTCCTCCTCCGTTCCCGCGATGGGCGTCATCGGCTGGGCCCGCTGGTTCTGGCGGCAGCTCACCTCGATGCGGGTCGCCCTGATCCTGCTGTTCCTGCTCTCGCTCGGCGCCGTCCCCGGCTCGCTGATCCCGCAGAACAGCGTGGACGAGATGAAGGTGGAGACCTTCAAGGAGACGCACACCACCGTCACCCCGTTCTACGAGAAGCTGCAACTCTTCGACGTCTACAGCTCGGTGTGGTTCTCCGCGATCTACATCCTGCTGTTCGTCTCACTGATCGGCTGCATCGTCCCGCGCACCGGTCAGTTCGTCGGCCAGCTGCGCGGCCGCCCGCCCGGCGCCCCGAGGAAGCTGACCCGGCTGCCCGCGTACACCACCTGGCGCACCGAGGCGGAGCCCGAGGAGGTCCGCGAGGCCGCCCTCACGATCCTGCGCGGGCGGCGCTTCCGTTCGCACGCCGTGGACGACGCCGTCGCTGCCGAGAAGGGCTACCTCCGCGAGGCCGGGAACCTCGTGTTCCACATCGCGCTCATCGTCATGCTCGTCGCCTTCGCCGGCGGGCAGCTCTTCAAGTCCGAGGGCGGCAAGCTGATCGTCGAGGGTGACGGCTTCTCCAACACCCTCACCCAGTACAACAACTTCAAGTCCGGCTCCCTCTTCGACACCGACGACCTCACCCCCTTCAGCTTCGACCTCGACGACTTCGTCGGCACCTACGAGCGCACCGGCCCCCAGCGCGGCACCCCCCGCACCTACGAGGCCCACGTGACGTACACCAAGGGCACCGAAGGCAAGCCGGAGAAGAGGGTCATCGAGGTCAACAAGCCGCTCGTGGTGGACGGCACCAAGGTCTACCTCAACGCGCACGGCTACGCCCCGGTCGTCTCCGTCAAGGACGGCAAGGGCAAGGAGGTCTACCGCAACGCCGTACCGCTGCTGCCCCAGGACAACAACGTCACGTCCACCGGCGCGATCAAGGTGATGGACGGCTACCGGGACGCCGACGGCAAGAAGACCCAGCTGGGTTTCCAGGCGTTCTTCGTGCCGACCTTCGCGGGCGAGGGGAAGGGAACGATGGTCTCCCAGTTCCCCGCGGCCGACAATCCGGCCCTCGCGCTCAACGGCTACCACGGCAGTCTCGGCGTGGACTCCGGTCTGCCGCAGAACGTCTACCAGCTCGACCCGTCCAAGATGAAGGAGTTCAAGGACGGCGACGGCAACCAGCTCAAGAAGCGCCTGAGTCCCGGCGAGACCATGGTGCTGCCCGACGGCGCCGGCTCGATCACCTTCGAGGGCGTCGAGGAATGGGCCAGCTTCCAGATCTCGCGGCAGCCCGCCAGCGGCTGGGCCCTCACCGGCGCCGTCGCCGCCATCGCCGGACTCGCCGGATCGCTCTTCATCCAGCGCCGCCGCGTGTGGGTGCGGGCCGTGCGGGGCGCGGACGGGGTCACCGTCGTCGAGATGGCGGGCCTGGGCCGCAGCGAGTCGGCGAAGCTCCCCGAGGAACTGGGCGATCTCGCGGTCGCGCTCCACGCCGAGGCACCCTCCGCACCCCAGCCCGATCCAGAGTCCGAGTCCGTGCAACCCTCCGAAGAGCCTGCCGAAGGGGCTGAGAAGTGA